The proteins below come from a single bacterium BMS3Abin14 genomic window:
- the pipB2_2 gene encoding secreted effector protein pipB2 has translation MSDLTPEEILQKKESGESLAGLNLVRISLKGKDLAGLDLHGVNLQYADLSNADLSRANLSGADLSYADLAGAMLRGANMKKTRMVAADITNADLRETNLSGAAVDDAKLTGCDLSASNLSGATIRRSEARNINANGAIMDGVDMEESRLDGASLRGASLVGANLSGAVLAGADLSGADLKKSTLIRTDFSKSKLSSTGFVEANLMNSTLQDVQAPAADFSLANLAGVNLGNAGLRKAIFRSTEMTQAELSNSDCAEGDFSYSKMTYVTAEGSNLAKCFFVETTLTDAKLKKCRMGGADMRGAIVAGCSLLGSDLSGANLQNADLSRAIVTGADFSRVDMTGANIVGTDFRDAKLEGTRHPGSD, from the coding sequence TTGTCTGATCTAACACCCGAGGAGATTTTGCAGAAAAAGGAATCCGGCGAAAGTCTGGCAGGCCTGAACCTGGTCAGAATCTCCCTGAAGGGGAAGGATCTGGCGGGTCTGGACCTGCATGGCGTTAATCTGCAATATGCCGACCTTTCCAACGCCGACCTGAGCCGGGCAAACCTCTCAGGTGCGGATCTCTCCTACGCCGACCTGGCCGGGGCCATGCTCAGAGGCGCCAACATGAAGAAAACCCGTATGGTTGCCGCCGATATTACCAACGCCGACCTCAGGGAGACAAATCTTTCCGGCGCAGCGGTTGACGATGCCAAACTGACCGGGTGTGACCTTTCAGCCTCAAACCTTTCAGGGGCCACGATAAGACGCTCCGAGGCCCGGAACATCAATGCTAATGGCGCCATTATGGATGGTGTCGACATGGAAGAATCACGGTTGGACGGCGCTTCCTTGAGAGGGGCCTCTCTTGTTGGAGCAAATTTGTCGGGGGCAGTCCTTGCCGGGGCCGATCTGTCGGGGGCGGACCTGAAGAAAAGCACCCTGATCAGGACGGATTTCAGTAAATCGAAGCTTTCTTCCACGGGGTTTGTGGAGGCTAACCTCATGAATTCAACCCTTCAGGATGTCCAGGCGCCGGCAGCCGATTTTTCCCTGGCAAACCTTGCGGGGGTAAACCTTGGCAATGCCGGTCTTCGGAAGGCCATTTTTCGGAGTACCGAGATGACGCAGGCGGAACTTTCAAATTCAGATTGCGCCGAGGGTGATTTCAGCTATTCTAAAATGACCTACGTCACCGCTGAAGGGTCCAATCTGGCAAAGTGTTTCTTCGTTGAAACTACGCTTACCGATGCCAAACTGAAGAAATGCAGGATGGGGGGGGCCGACATGAGGGGCGCCATCGTGGCCGGATGCAGCCTTCTGGGCTCGGATCTTTCAGGTGCAAACCTTCAAAACGCCGATCTCTCGAGGGCAATTGTGACGGGGGCCGATTTTTCAAGGGTCGACATGACCGGAGCCAACATTGTGGGCACCGATTTCCGGGATGCCAAGCTGGAAGGGACACGGCATCCGGGGTCCGATTGA
- a CDS encoding PHP domain protein, translating to MKLKCDLHIHTKEDPRHQLNYTAEELIDRAAERGYQVISISNHNTVTYSEQLARYASMRGILLIPGVEATVMGKHVLIYGVGEMDEKWGQMTFFDLKRVRANGAFVVAPHPFYPNYNCLGTLLKRFSGLFDAVEYSHLYTKKVNFNHKAQTFASENNLPILGLSDAHSLKQLDYTFTVIDSEPDQKSIFTAIREGKTSIVTRPAKIYTSGLVGLQLLGTFLLLHLFR from the coding sequence ATGAAGCTTAAATGCGATCTGCACATTCATACCAAGGAAGACCCCCGGCATCAGTTGAACTATACGGCTGAAGAGTTGATAGACCGTGCGGCCGAAAGGGGCTACCAGGTCATCTCCATCAGCAACCATAACACCGTTACCTACAGCGAGCAGCTGGCGCGATATGCCTCCATGCGCGGGATCCTCCTGATCCCCGGAGTTGAGGCCACTGTGATGGGAAAGCACGTTCTTATTTACGGCGTTGGCGAAATGGATGAAAAGTGGGGCCAGATGACCTTCTTTGACCTGAAAAGGGTCAGGGCCAATGGGGCGTTCGTTGTAGCGCCGCACCCTTTTTACCCAAATTATAACTGTCTTGGAACCCTCCTGAAACGATTTTCAGGCCTGTTTGATGCTGTGGAGTACTCGCATCTTTACACAAAAAAGGTCAACTTCAACCATAAAGCCCAAACCTTTGCATCTGAAAACAATCTCCCCATCCTTGGGCTTTCAGACGCACATTCTCTGAAGCAGCTTGATTATACTTTCACTGTTATTGATTCAGAACCTGACCAGAAAAGCATCTTTACCGCTATCCGGGAGGGGAAAACCTCCATTGTCACCCGGCCCGCCAAAATCTACACCAGCGGCCTGGTAGGGCTTCAGCTTTTAGGCACATTCCTCCTGCTGCACCTGTTCCGGTAG
- a CDS encoding bacterial SH3 domain protein, which translates to MFTFTVKILLSLLLLLAAVIYPNVAHADYIRIEGSVVNVRQGPGTTFPVLFQADAGEEYSLVSLEGLWCRITLDGGREAWVFRRLVAVLPGTMPNVGKRATKGSAKIKKNGMDKYFFPAGLLLLGGVLVWKRKKIVRSWTRKMRDISGYRRESPFRYDERPPEKDRWEL; encoded by the coding sequence ATGTTTACATTTACAGTAAAAATACTTTTGTCGCTCTTACTCCTCCTGGCGGCCGTCATCTACCCAAATGTCGCCCATGCAGATTACATCCGCATTGAAGGCAGCGTCGTCAACGTCAGGCAGGGCCCCGGCACAACATTTCCGGTCCTTTTCCAGGCGGATGCGGGCGAGGAATATTCACTTGTGAGTCTGGAGGGCCTCTGGTGCCGCATCACCCTCGATGGGGGCCGGGAAGCGTGGGTTTTTCGCAGGCTCGTAGCCGTGTTGCCGGGGACCATGCCGAATGTCGGGAAACGGGCCACTAAAGGCTCCGCGAAAATTAAAAAAAACGGCATGGATAAATACTTTTTTCCTGCAGGACTGCTCCTTCTGGGCGGTGTCCTCGTATGGAAAAGAAAAAAAATTGTCCGGTCCTGGACCCGGAAGATGCGTGATATTTCCGGATACAGAAGGGAAAGCCCGTTTCGATATGATGAACGCCCTCCGGAAAAAGACCGGTGGGAATTGTGA
- the adeC gene encoding adenine deaminase: protein MTDRFLQRVLAVSRGDEPASLLLKNARLINTFTGEIQETGIAIMEDRIAGLGEYDADEVIDLEGSYVAPGFIEAHFHIESTMLRPGELARVIVPRGTTCMVADPHEIANVSGLEGIEFILADSEGIPLDLYLMAPSCVPATTFETSGAEIGIREIERLLNHPRVLGLAEVMNFPGVVHGDDSIITKILASAGKPIDGHAPMLSGKPLNAYAAAGIQSDHECTNAEEAREKVRLGLRIMMREGTSAHDLANLLPAVTQDNFSRFMLVTDDRHPDELMESGHLDLLLRKAAKHGLDPVQAIRMVTINPAEHFGLKGRGAVAPGYLADLVVFDDMKSFQIRAVFKSGKKVSSNGIYFPEVEPASVQNKLRNSINLRRITDDYLRIFFSTTNPLARIMEIVPGALITKGSVEEIKTDEDGFFLHDSSMDLASLFVLERHHGSGRCGKGIVKGFGLQRGAIASSVAHDSHNIVCVSADSKSAAAAVNALIDSGGGLSVAVDGECLATLALPISGLLYDGAADSLVRKLREVKSRAGKTGCPLEDPFMILSFLALPVIPELKLTDRGLFDVTAFSPVELEVSE from the coding sequence TTGACGGATCGCTTCCTTCAAAGGGTTCTTGCCGTTTCCCGTGGGGATGAACCGGCAAGTCTACTCCTGAAAAACGCCAGGTTGATCAATACATTCACCGGTGAGATCCAGGAAACCGGCATCGCCATTATGGAGGACAGGATTGCCGGCCTGGGTGAATATGATGCGGATGAGGTCATCGACCTCGAAGGCTCGTACGTTGCCCCCGGGTTCATTGAGGCCCACTTCCACATTGAAAGTACCATGCTCCGGCCAGGTGAGCTGGCAAGGGTCATCGTCCCACGTGGGACCACCTGCATGGTGGCGGATCCACATGAAATAGCTAACGTATCGGGCCTTGAAGGGATCGAATTTATTCTGGCCGACAGTGAGGGGATCCCTCTTGACCTTTATCTCATGGCCCCCTCCTGCGTTCCGGCAACTACGTTCGAAACATCGGGCGCCGAAATCGGCATCAGGGAGATAGAGCGCCTTCTCAACCATCCAAGGGTACTCGGATTGGCTGAGGTTATGAACTTTCCCGGTGTGGTCCATGGAGATGATTCGATTATCACAAAGATCCTTGCCAGTGCAGGGAAACCGATCGACGGGCATGCCCCCATGCTTTCAGGCAAACCTCTGAACGCCTACGCCGCAGCCGGGATACAGTCTGATCACGAGTGTACAAATGCTGAGGAAGCTCGCGAAAAGGTCCGACTGGGCTTGCGCATCATGATGAGGGAGGGAACGAGCGCCCATGACCTGGCAAACCTCCTTCCGGCCGTTACCCAGGACAACTTCAGCCGCTTCATGCTGGTCACGGATGACCGCCACCCTGATGAACTCATGGAGTCAGGACACCTGGACCTCTTATTGAGGAAGGCGGCAAAGCATGGGCTCGACCCGGTACAGGCGATCAGGATGGTCACCATTAATCCGGCTGAGCACTTCGGTTTAAAGGGCCGTGGAGCCGTGGCGCCAGGGTATCTGGCAGATCTGGTTGTTTTTGACGACATGAAATCATTTCAGATCAGAGCTGTATTCAAATCGGGCAAAAAGGTGTCATCGAACGGAATTTACTTTCCTGAAGTAGAGCCGGCATCGGTTCAGAATAAATTGAGAAATTCAATTAACTTGCGCAGGATAACCGATGATTATTTAAGGATTTTTTTCTCTACAACCAACCCGTTGGCAAGGATCATGGAGATTGTCCCGGGGGCATTAATAACGAAGGGTTCCGTCGAAGAAATAAAGACTGATGAGGATGGTTTTTTTCTGCATGATTCCTCGATGGATCTCGCTTCACTGTTTGTCCTGGAGAGGCACCACGGCAGCGGAAGATGCGGTAAAGGGATCGTGAAGGGTTTCGGGCTCCAGAGGGGGGCCATAGCATCCAGCGTGGCACACGATTCTCACAATATCGTCTGTGTGTCAGCAGATTCAAAGAGTGCCGCTGCTGCCGTCAATGCTCTTATCGATAGTGGAGGCGGGCTTTCCGTAGCTGTGGATGGGGAATGCCTGGCTACGCTCGCTCTGCCGATTTCAGGCCTGCTTTATGATGGCGCCGCCGATTCCCTGGTGAGAAAACTGAGGGAAGTGAAATCCAGGGCGGGAAAAACCGGGTGCCCGCTTGAAGATCCTTTTATGATCCTGTCTTTTCTGGCCCTGCCCGTAATTCCGGAGTTGAAGCTTACCGACAGGGGCCTTTTTGACGTTACTGCATTTTCCCCGGTGGAACTGGAAGTGAGTGAATAA
- the odhI gene encoding oxoglutarate dehydrogenase inhibitor, whose amino-acid sequence MIKSEEIIPFPFASALLEDVHLDPDMFDRILKGEGEMSLMEYGFCITSASPVDSSRRYVLFFQRKPYSAGNISPMGDLHGTGIREFFIYLAQNPQTRLSFIQTDPVLLKSILVLQERSPETEGAAEHIKIENLVVGLMEGRKDSLVALIQDGRFSLAFVKGGKVIKAYFSDQVVQSSAGMDWIDLFKRIEISQMKGNTIRIRVFENLRTTPAADYLEGKPAYQGGILKHYTRPMPEIIIRDQTRTLKRVSVTSYPFVIGRDPGSDLFLNDPGVSRKHASLGEKDGKLFITDMGSLNGILVNDQFTRRFALQDGDRITLGSHILQIVLPRSPAEDISLFSSASGDATMAMDRNARIKITCPECGTAGAVEASKIYRKKRIRFRCPKCGQKFAPTGI is encoded by the coding sequence ATGATCAAATCAGAGGAGATAATTCCTTTTCCATTCGCATCCGCACTCCTTGAGGACGTTCATCTGGACCCCGATATGTTCGACCGGATACTGAAGGGGGAAGGGGAAATGTCCTTGATGGAGTATGGTTTCTGCATCACATCCGCATCCCCGGTTGATTCATCCCGCAGATACGTCCTGTTTTTTCAGAGAAAACCCTACTCTGCGGGGAATATATCACCGATGGGAGATCTTCATGGAACCGGGATAAGGGAGTTCTTTATTTACCTCGCGCAGAACCCACAGACCCGCCTTTCCTTCATCCAGACCGATCCCGTCCTGCTGAAATCAATCCTTGTCCTTCAGGAACGCTCCCCTGAGACTGAAGGGGCTGCCGAGCACATAAAAATAGAAAACCTGGTGGTCGGCCTCATGGAAGGCCGAAAGGATTCCCTCGTAGCGCTGATCCAGGATGGCCGTTTCAGCCTGGCCTTCGTCAAGGGCGGAAAGGTCATCAAGGCCTATTTCTCCGATCAGGTGGTTCAATCCTCGGCTGGAATGGACTGGATTGACCTTTTCAAAAGGATCGAGATCAGCCAGATGAAGGGCAATACCATCAGAATCAGGGTATTCGAGAACCTGCGAACCACGCCTGCCGCCGACTACCTTGAGGGAAAACCGGCCTATCAGGGAGGGATTCTCAAACATTATACCAGACCAATGCCCGAGATCATCATCCGCGACCAGACCAGGACCCTGAAAAGGGTCAGTGTTACCTCATACCCCTTTGTCATTGGCCGGGACCCCGGGTCCGACCTTTTCCTCAACGATCCCGGTGTTTCCAGGAAACACGCCTCCCTGGGCGAGAAGGATGGAAAACTATTTATCACGGACATGGGCAGTCTGAATGGCATCCTCGTAAACGACCAGTTTACAAGGAGATTCGCCCTGCAGGATGGAGACAGGATCACCCTGGGAAGCCACATATTGCAGATCGTTCTTCCCAGGTCCCCTGCGGAGGATATCAGCCTTTTTTCTTCCGCTTCCGGGGATGCTACAATGGCAATGGACCGGAACGCCCGCATCAAGATTACCTGCCCTGAATGTGGAACCGCCGGCGCCGTGGAAGCGTCGAAGATTTACCGAAAAAAGCGGATCCGATTCAGGTGTCCGAAATGCGGCCAGAAGTTTGCCCCCACCGGGATCTAG
- a CDS encoding molybdenum cofactor biosynthesis protein A, translating into MRHEAILYEKRDDNSVHCLLCAHRCRIFPGKRGICRVRENRDGILYSMVYGKLVAEHVDPIEKKPLYHFLPGSLSYSVATAGCNLSCRHCQNYEISILPSVDTAIPGQYREPDEVVKKALESGCRSISYTYTEPTIFLEYALDCCRQGRDAGLRNVFVTNGFMTPEAVKVLTPCLDAANVDLKGATEDFYRQVCGGHMEPVLETIRALYEAGIWIEVTTLLIPGLNDDQRSLGFISEFIASIDPLIPWHISRFFPTYKMTDHPPTPLGALRRAERDGKSAGLKYTYIGNISHEDDQTLCHRCGNLLLERSGFTLINSNLSQDGACPKCGTAFNGIPGEGS; encoded by the coding sequence ATGCGGCACGAGGCAATTCTTTACGAAAAGAGGGACGATAACAGCGTTCATTGCCTCCTGTGTGCTCACAGATGCAGAATATTTCCTGGAAAAAGGGGAATATGCCGGGTCCGTGAGAACAGGGACGGGATCCTTTACAGCATGGTCTACGGAAAACTGGTCGCCGAGCATGTCGATCCCATCGAGAAGAAGCCCCTCTATCATTTCCTTCCGGGAAGCCTTTCATACTCCGTGGCGACCGCCGGCTGCAACCTGTCCTGCCGACATTGCCAGAATTATGAGATAAGCATCCTGCCATCCGTCGACACCGCTATTCCGGGCCAATACAGGGAACCTGACGAAGTTGTAAAAAAAGCCCTGGAATCCGGATGCCGATCCATATCTTACACGTACACCGAGCCGACCATCTTTCTTGAATATGCCCTGGACTGCTGCCGGCAGGGGAGGGACGCAGGGTTGAGAAACGTCTTCGTAACCAACGGGTTCATGACTCCCGAGGCTGTTAAGGTGCTTACGCCCTGCCTTGACGCTGCTAATGTGGATCTGAAGGGAGCTACGGAGGACTTCTATCGTCAGGTCTGCGGCGGGCACATGGAACCGGTCCTTGAAACAATCAGAGCCCTTTACGAGGCGGGTATCTGGATAGAGGTGACCACCCTCCTGATTCCAGGGCTGAACGATGACCAACGGTCCCTTGGGTTTATTTCGGAATTTATCGCCTCCATCGACCCGCTCATCCCATGGCACATATCCCGCTTTTTCCCGACCTACAAGATGACTGATCATCCCCCGACACCTCTGGGCGCCCTCAGGAGGGCTGAGAGAGACGGAAAGTCCGCAGGCCTCAAGTACACCTACATCGGGAACATCTCCCATGAAGACGACCAGACCTTATGCCACAGGTGCGGTAATCTTCTCCTTGAGCGAAGCGGTTTTACCCTCATAAACTCGAACCTTTCACAGGACGGTGCCTGCCCGAAATGCGGCACGGCATTTAACGGCATTCCGGGGGAGGGGAGTTGA
- the prkC_1 gene encoding serine/threonine-protein kinase PrkC, protein MSAIFSYQAVAEAALARYSIPSPWMLGLTDTITVTAGGLSLLCLILFAFRNRENKASADRPARFFIRKAKKADKKGNYAEAGALYASAKRFKESAAAFVKVGEYEKAAESCVAMSDYGNAAECLVRVGAHGQAAEFFARTKNFIQAAENLVKVDRFHEAALFFEKGGDSLHASEFFSRTGHHQKAGELLAEAGKHSRAAPLLVRALQERVSHRDPSVAPEEDRVSKNLAALASLSLLQANQRGKAAKVLETGGHFKQAARLYEELGKGRKASELYMRAKDAASAARILGSSDTPEEGGLDVASALLEEGKTMEAGELFGRIGEWRKAAEVFVAAGDREKAVEAFEKAGDYRLAADILIELGRSSDAAHLLLAGGRPEDAAVIFRDLGETEQEASALFDAGAFFQAARFFISLGKEERATDALQKVENSSPDYTEANRLLGDLFFGQRMWSLAIAAYQNAIANETPRRDNLDSFYRYAASLKEDDQLHGAVSILEKILLVDYHYRDVKDQLTSMKALLGASSPGQGRIVADKFPLDSTMVSGGPGPSAKDGRYEIIEEVGRGGMGVVYKARDTLLDRVVAYKVLPPQVQRNQRVLEMFLREAKSAARLSHPNIVVIYDADQRRGEYYIVMEFVDGDSLKEILEKQGMFELKPALVIAGQVLRALAYAHSKDIVHRDIKPANLLWSRDEKLVKITDFGLARAVAEGRKTHTQMAGTPFYMSPEQILGGEIDHRADLYAVGVTIYEFLTGTVPFKEGDVMYHHVHTAPPPPEKFNPSIPPALSRFILKCMEKNVDKRFHDAEAALTELRTLVK, encoded by the coding sequence ATGTCCGCTATTTTCAGCTATCAAGCCGTTGCCGAAGCCGCCCTCGCACGGTATTCCATTCCCTCACCCTGGATGCTGGGCCTGACAGACACCATTACGGTGACTGCAGGTGGGCTTTCGCTTCTATGCCTCATCCTCTTTGCATTCAGGAATCGCGAGAATAAAGCTTCAGCGGATCGGCCCGCCCGTTTTTTCATCAGGAAGGCAAAGAAGGCTGATAAAAAGGGCAATTACGCCGAAGCAGGGGCCCTGTACGCATCCGCAAAACGCTTTAAGGAATCGGCTGCGGCTTTTGTCAAGGTGGGAGAATATGAAAAGGCCGCGGAATCCTGCGTTGCCATGAGCGATTACGGGAACGCGGCGGAATGCCTGGTAAGGGTAGGTGCTCACGGCCAGGCAGCCGAGTTTTTCGCAAGAACAAAGAATTTTATTCAGGCCGCGGAGAACCTGGTCAAGGTTGATCGTTTCCATGAGGCTGCCCTGTTTTTTGAGAAAGGAGGGGACTCCCTGCACGCGTCAGAGTTTTTTTCCAGAACAGGTCACCACCAGAAAGCGGGTGAGCTTCTTGCCGAGGCTGGTAAGCATTCCAGAGCAGCTCCACTCCTTGTCAGGGCACTGCAGGAAAGGGTGAGCCACAGGGATCCATCCGTTGCCCCTGAGGAGGACCGTGTCTCGAAAAACCTGGCAGCGCTGGCATCCCTCAGCCTCTTGCAGGCCAACCAGAGAGGGAAAGCCGCAAAAGTTCTCGAAACCGGGGGCCACTTCAAGCAGGCCGCCAGGCTTTATGAGGAATTGGGTAAGGGTCGAAAAGCATCCGAACTCTACATGAGGGCCAAGGATGCAGCTTCTGCTGCCCGTATTCTGGGATCGTCAGACACACCTGAGGAGGGAGGATTGGATGTCGCCAGTGCCCTCCTGGAAGAAGGGAAGACGATGGAGGCCGGTGAGCTGTTCGGGCGTATTGGCGAATGGAGAAAAGCGGCAGAAGTTTTCGTTGCGGCCGGAGACAGGGAAAAGGCTGTTGAAGCCTTCGAAAAAGCGGGCGATTACCGTCTTGCCGCGGACATTCTCATCGAATTGGGGAGGTCTTCCGATGCGGCACACCTCCTCCTGGCCGGCGGCCGGCCTGAAGATGCAGCCGTGATTTTTCGGGATTTGGGGGAAACTGAGCAAGAGGCCAGTGCACTTTTTGACGCCGGCGCCTTCTTTCAGGCGGCACGATTCTTTATCTCTCTGGGAAAAGAAGAGAGAGCTACAGATGCCCTCCAGAAGGTTGAAAACTCCAGCCCGGATTACACCGAAGCGAACCGGCTTCTGGGAGATCTCTTTTTCGGCCAGAGGATGTGGTCCCTTGCCATTGCCGCATACCAGAACGCCATTGCGAACGAGACCCCCCGGAGGGACAATCTGGATTCCTTTTACAGGTACGCCGCGTCCCTGAAGGAAGACGACCAACTCCATGGGGCGGTATCGATTCTGGAAAAAATTCTTCTTGTGGATTATCATTACAGGGACGTAAAGGACCAGCTGACATCCATGAAGGCCCTTCTGGGGGCCTCTTCCCCGGGGCAGGGCAGGATTGTTGCCGACAAGTTTCCCCTCGACTCTACCATGGTCTCCGGCGGGCCCGGGCCTTCGGCAAAGGACGGCCGATACGAGATCATCGAGGAGGTTGGCAGGGGGGGGATGGGGGTCGTTTACAAGGCGAGGGACACCCTGCTGGACAGAGTCGTGGCCTATAAAGTTCTTCCGCCCCAGGTTCAGAGAAATCAGAGGGTTCTGGAGATGTTCCTGAGGGAAGCCAAATCGGCGGCCAGGCTTTCACATCCCAACATTGTCGTCATTTACGATGCCGACCAGAGAAGGGGCGAGTACTATATCGTCATGGAGTTCGTCGATGGGGACTCTCTTAAGGAGATACTTGAAAAACAGGGTATGTTTGAATTAAAGCCGGCGCTTGTCATCGCGGGACAGGTCCTGCGTGCCCTGGCATACGCCCACAGCAAGGACATCGTCCACAGGGACATTAAACCCGCCAATCTTCTCTGGTCAAGGGATGAAAAGCTGGTAAAAATAACCGACTTTGGGCTTGCGAGAGCCGTCGCGGAGGGTAGAAAGACCCACACGCAGATGGCCGGGACACCGTTTTACATGTCGCCGGAACAGATTCTCGGCGGAGAGATCGACCACCGGGCCGACCTGTATGCCGTCGGCGTTACTATCTATGAATTTCTCACCGGCACGGTACCGTTCAAAGAGGGGGACGTTATGTACCATCACGTTCACACCGCTCCACCGCCCCCTGAAAAATTCAACCCTTCAATCCCCCCGGCGTTGTCGAGGTTCATTCTCAAATGTATGGAGAAAAACGTGGATAAACGCTTCCATGATGCGGAAGCGGCCCTGACGGAGCTGAGGACCTTGGTGAAGTAA
- the plsC gene encoding 1-acyl-sn-glycerol-3-phosphate acyltransferase yields MRAVSSYMVAIRSLLCIYPCTILISAAAIGFSFFDRSGFAVHRIFARGWARSVLRIADIRVSVRGLDILSEHTGPFVVVMNHQSQLDIPLVVFALPLQLRFVGKIELSRIPIFGRAVRRMGHFLIDRKDHAVATAAFADAGALMVRTGVSVVVAPEGTRSPDGKLLPFKKGAFVLAIQAGLPVLPITVRGTRDAMPKSGYTSWGGAAELVIDKPVSTVGMTYDDRDRLLEETRAIIERNLP; encoded by the coding sequence ATGCGTGCCGTTTCCAGTTACATGGTGGCCATTCGGTCCCTGCTGTGCATCTATCCATGCACCATCCTTATTTCCGCCGCAGCCATCGGGTTCAGTTTTTTCGACAGGAGCGGGTTCGCGGTCCACAGGATTTTCGCCCGGGGCTGGGCCAGATCAGTTCTCAGGATCGCGGACATAAGGGTTTCGGTAAGAGGCCTGGATATCCTGTCAGAGCATACCGGCCCTTTCGTTGTGGTCATGAACCACCAGAGCCAGCTGGATATCCCCCTGGTTGTTTTCGCCCTTCCCCTTCAGCTTCGGTTTGTCGGGAAGATCGAGCTGAGCAGGATCCCCATTTTCGGCCGGGCCGTGAGGCGGATGGGGCATTTCTTAATTGATCGGAAAGACCACGCTGTGGCTACTGCCGCTTTTGCGGACGCCGGCGCCCTGATGGTTCGCACCGGCGTTTCAGTGGTTGTCGCTCCCGAAGGCACAAGATCCCCCGACGGCAAATTGCTCCCATTTAAAAAGGGAGCCTTTGTCCTTGCTATCCAGGCCGGTTTACCGGTACTGCCGATTACCGTCAGAGGGACCCGGGATGCAATGCCAAAAAGCGGCTACACCTCCTGGGGCGGGGCAGCCGAGCTTGTCATCGACAAACCGGTTTCCACCGTCGGGATGACCTACGACGACCGGGACAGACTCCTTGAGGAGACAAGGGCAATCATCGAGAGGAACCTTCCCTGA
- the yajR gene encoding inner membrane transport protein YajR yields MTFYKVINMSYFKRVFLSLYAAIFISSLGLGILSPILPSYVDRFATSALTLGLVFGAYSASRTIFMTPIGYLSDRISRKVFIVTGLALFTTVSPLYAMANGVIHLVLVRFLQGLAAAMILPVAMSYMGDLAPKGREGFVMGTFTSAFFAGLGGGPLIGGYLRDRYSMDAAFYGMGILSLAALIVVIVTLPTDEHPQHGTRKRVKARVEKRQLLPTADLAGLLIFRFSRAIGIGFTWVLMPLFAVGELHLSSFQVGVLLSVNTGITTILQAPFGHMSDRFGHLKSLFLGSVIGAFAVAGISWAGNFRDLIIVFLAMGIAGGLVVPAGSALAVRIGQERGMGTVMGLYNTSLSLGTMLGPIIGGFMADTWGIRSVFPLGGAVGIAGCLALLFLWRKTPLPHALDNGHPRY; encoded by the coding sequence ATGACTTTTTACAAAGTCATCAACATGTCCTACTTCAAAAGGGTTTTCCTCTCTCTTTACGCCGCCATCTTCATATCATCCCTCGGCCTGGGGATTCTGAGTCCCATCCTTCCATCATATGTGGACCGTTTTGCCACGAGCGCATTGACCCTCGGTCTCGTGTTCGGCGCCTACTCCGCCTCCAGGACCATTTTTATGACACCCATCGGATATCTTTCCGACCGCATAAGCAGGAAGGTGTTCATCGTCACAGGGTTGGCCCTCTTTACCACAGTCTCCCCCCTATATGCGATGGCAAACGGAGTGATCCACCTGGTGCTCGTACGTTTTCTCCAGGGCCTCGCCGCCGCAATGATACTGCCTGTGGCCATGTCCTATATGGGGGACCTTGCTCCCAAAGGCAGGGAGGGCTTCGTCATGGGAACCTTCACGTCAGCATTTTTTGCCGGTCTTGGAGGTGGCCCGCTTATCGGCGGATACCTCAGGGACCGCTACTCCATGGATGCCGCTTTTTATGGGATGGGCATTCTGTCTCTGGCGGCCCTCATTGTCGTCATAGTTACACTCCCCACCGACGAGCACCCGCAGCACGGAACGAGAAAACGCGTAAAGGCCCGCGTCGAAAAACGGCAACTGCTCCCGACTGCGGATCTGGCGGGCCTTTTGATCTTTCGTTTCAGCCGAGCTATCGGCATCGGTTTTACGTGGGTCCTGATGCCCCTATTCGCCGTTGGGGAACTTCATCTGTCCTCTTTCCAGGTGGGTGTGCTCCTTTCAGTTAACACCGGCATTACGACCATCCTTCAGGCCCCATTCGGACACATGTCTGACCGTTTCGGCCACCTGAAGAGTTTATTTCTGGGAAGCGTCATTGGTGCGTTTGCAGTTGCCGGCATCTCATGGGCCGGCAATTTCAGGGATCTGATTATCGTCTTCCTTGCCATGGGAATTGCGGGTGGGTTGGTTGTGCCTGCAGGATCTGCCCTGGCGGTGAGAATAGGACAGGAACGCGGAATGGGAACTGTCATGGGGTTATACAATACATCACTGAGCCTCGGCACCATGCTGGGTCCCATCATAGGGGGGTTTATGGCTGATACCTGGGGGATACGGAGTGTCTTTCCCCTTGGAGGCGCCGTAGGGATTGCAGGGTGTCTGGCCCTGCTGTTTCTGTGGAGAAAAACTCCCTTGCCCCATGCTCTTGACAATGGGCATCCTAGATACTAG